A window from Kovacikia minuta CCNUW1 encodes these proteins:
- a CDS encoding trifunctional serine/threonine-protein kinase/ATP-binding protein/sensor histidine kinase, with protein sequence MKPAANISSHTPAAIAGYTIVEQLYSGSRTVVYRAVQKNSQHPVVIKALQRDYPTFSELVQFRNQYTIAKNLNIPGIVQPLSLEPLGGGYALVMDDWGGVALGKYMQQPLNATEVLAIALQLADILHDLCQHRVVHKDLKPANILIHPETKQVKLIDFSIASLLPRETQEIQNPNVLEGTLAYLSPEQTGRMNRGIDYRSDFYSLGVTLFELLTGQLPFQSSDPMELVHCHLAKHPPSVCDVNPELPIMLGEIIRKLMAKNAEDRYQSALGLKYDLIKCQQEWQVIGKHAWFELGQRDVCDRFLIPERLYGREAEVQTLLEAFGRVANGATELMLVAGFSGIGKTAVVNEVHKPIVRWNGYFIKGKYDQFQRNIPFSAFVQAFRDLMGQLLSETDEQLAQWQAKILSAVGENGQALIEVIPELEQIIGKQPPVPELSGSAAQNRFNLLFQKFVQVFTAPEHPLVMFLDDLQWADSASLSLMQTLMSESNRGYLLMIGAYRDNEVFPAHPLMLTLEEMQQAQAVLSTLTLTPLSQAHINHLIADTLSCSIAAALPLSELVYQKTQGNPFFTTQFLKALHQEGYIAYDLQVGHWQCDIVAVRSLSLTDDVVEFMALQLQKLPAETQRMLKLSACIGAQFDLETLTIVSEQSPSDAAIALWKALQEGLILPTSQIYKFFQGAEQSEAKETVNLTYRFLHDRVQQAAYSLIPTSQKKSAHLKIGQLLLQNTAPEAIETIVFDIVGQLNQGIEIVTQQSEKTEIAQLNLVAGRKAKVSTAYKAAAEYFGLGVQLLPENSWETHYKLTFGLYREQAECEYLTGNLSAAEHLFDFALNQAQDKFDQADIYAIQMYLKMTQGENIQAGFEAGLKGLSIMGMALPLTIEAQQAAIDSELKEIHTQLEATRPADLFDRPEMTDPIKKVCMSLLADLWAAAYMGGHQYLSHLSMLLMVNTSLTYGNTDGSGFAYCLYGMSLANQGDYPTAYEFGTLARKLDRHFNSTKFIYKTNNIFAHTINPYSQHLKTNLPISRQSYQTSQEGGDIVFGVWAVSFLIWAMLVKGDHLSDVYAETEKYLNYVQQVNDVNMLYAFTLQRQFLLNLQDPSQTTDLLDDRNPDNPDECAIPYIEIWRQKKNFEHGINWYCFLKLQLAYLYGRYEEAIAAAKEAEPTLPANAGFFPIIQYYFYYPLSLAALYPTANAEEKNQYWTILHQQQQTVKKWADHCPENFLHRYLLLSAEMARLTGNYAAAIEGYDRAIAAANTNEYIHEAALANELAAKFYLNWGKERIAQDYLIEAYYGYARWGAKAKVADLESRYPQLLAPILQQTRTPLSVHETVFASGTVASSSSSANVSDSLDLAAILKASQTLSSEIELDKFLASLLSIVMEGAGANRCVLMLLRDNRLLIKGAMMAGAEPVLLQRLPIEDSLDIPLKLIHKVKHDQKTVVLIDASADPALANDSYIARQQPRSILCSPILHQGKLMGILYLENSSVTGAFTADRVELLNLLCAQAAISLENARLYERSQQYAQQLEQSLQQLQASETRFQKLANNVPGLIYQIQVEADGSASIPYVSSGCQTLYGVSAEDLMSGKCSLRDFEHPDDREESLRATMESAQALTPFRHEWRIITPNGNVKWVKAASQPESREDGKIVWDGMLIDITDRKIAEQALEQKTQDLEKALQDLQNTQLQLVQNEKMSALGNLVAGVAHEINNPVGFIAGNLQPALDYVKDIFGLLKLYQQEYPNPSVLIQEEMDAIDLEYIREDLPKLINSMKLGVDRIRSISTSLRTFSRADKDYKVLFNIHEGIDSTILILKHRLKANDERPAIEVVTDYGNIPAIKCFPGQLNQVFTNILANAIDVFDEAAQQVTFTQLESQPQTITIQTALTQSNAIEIRISDNGNGINEVIKDKIFDHLFTTKGVGKGTGLGLAIARQIVVEKHGGSLEVQSEVGQGTQFCIRLPLGAE encoded by the coding sequence ATGAAGCCTGCTGCAAACATCTCTTCCCATACCCCTGCTGCGATCGCGGGCTACACCATTGTCGAACAACTGTATTCTGGCTCTCGAACGGTTGTGTATCGAGCTGTACAAAAGAACTCGCAACATCCAGTGGTGATTAAGGCGTTGCAGCGCGACTATCCAACCTTCAGTGAATTAGTTCAGTTTCGCAACCAGTATACGATCGCCAAAAACCTCAATATTCCAGGCATTGTTCAGCCTTTGAGCCTGGAACCTCTAGGGGGTGGCTATGCGCTGGTCATGGACGATTGGGGTGGGGTGGCGTTGGGTAAATACATGCAGCAGCCGTTGAATGCAACAGAAGTGTTGGCGATCGCCCTCCAACTTGCCGACATTCTCCACGATCTGTGCCAGCATCGCGTGGTCCACAAAGACCTCAAACCTGCGAACATTCTGATTCATCCGGAGACGAAACAGGTCAAACTGATTGACTTTAGTATTGCCTCACTGTTACCCAGAGAAACCCAGGAGATTCAGAATCCCAATGTGCTGGAGGGAACCCTGGCTTACCTCTCGCCAGAGCAGACCGGACGCATGAACCGGGGTATCGACTATCGCAGCGATTTTTACTCCTTGGGCGTCACGTTGTTTGAACTGCTCACCGGACAGCTACCCTTCCAGTCTTCTGACCCGATGGAATTGGTGCATTGTCACCTGGCAAAACATCCCCCTTCCGTGTGTGATGTGAACCCTGAACTGCCCATCATGCTGGGCGAGATCATCCGCAAACTGATGGCGAAGAATGCCGAAGATCGCTACCAAAGTGCCTTAGGACTCAAGTACGACCTGATCAAATGTCAGCAAGAGTGGCAAGTAATCGGCAAACACGCCTGGTTTGAGTTGGGGCAGCGGGATGTGTGCGATCGCTTCCTCATCCCCGAAAGGCTCTACGGTCGAGAAGCAGAGGTACAAACCCTGCTGGAGGCATTTGGCCGCGTTGCCAATGGTGCTACTGAGCTAATGCTGGTGGCAGGCTTTTCGGGCATTGGCAAAACCGCTGTTGTGAATGAAGTGCATAAGCCGATCGTCCGCTGGAACGGCTACTTCATCAAGGGCAAGTATGACCAGTTTCAGCGCAACATTCCCTTTTCTGCCTTTGTGCAGGCGTTTCGCGATCTGATGGGGCAATTGCTGAGTGAAACGGATGAGCAACTGGCGCAGTGGCAAGCCAAGATCCTGTCTGCGGTGGGTGAGAACGGGCAAGCTTTGATTGAGGTGATTCCGGAGCTGGAGCAAATCATCGGCAAGCAACCGCCGGTACCCGAACTCTCAGGCAGTGCAGCTCAGAACCGCTTCAACTTGCTATTTCAGAAATTTGTCCAGGTCTTCACGGCTCCAGAGCATCCGTTAGTGATGTTTCTCGACGATTTGCAGTGGGCAGATTCTGCATCATTGAGCTTGATGCAGACGCTAATGAGTGAAAGCAACCGGGGCTATCTGCTGATGATTGGGGCATACCGGGATAATGAAGTCTTTCCGGCCCATCCGCTAATGCTGACGCTGGAGGAAATGCAGCAAGCCCAGGCAGTCCTCAGCACGTTGACGCTCACCCCATTAAGTCAGGCTCACATTAATCATTTAATTGCCGACACGCTCAGTTGCTCGATCGCAGCCGCCCTGCCCTTAAGTGAACTGGTGTATCAGAAGACACAGGGCAACCCCTTCTTCACCACGCAGTTTCTGAAGGCGCTCCATCAGGAGGGCTACATTGCCTACGATCTGCAAGTTGGGCACTGGCAGTGCGATATAGTAGCGGTGCGATCGCTCTCCCTCACCGATGATGTCGTCGAGTTTATGGCGCTTCAGCTCCAGAAATTGCCTGCTGAAACCCAGCGAATGCTGAAGCTGTCTGCCTGTATCGGAGCACAGTTCGATCTGGAAACCCTGACGATCGTCTCGGAACAATCCCCAAGCGATGCCGCCATCGCCCTGTGGAAAGCCTTACAGGAAGGCTTGATATTGCCGACAAGCCAAATTTACAAGTTCTTTCAAGGGGCAGAGCAGTCTGAGGCGAAGGAAACCGTAAATCTGACCTATCGTTTTTTGCACGATCGGGTTCAACAGGCTGCCTACTCCCTCATCCCGACATCCCAGAAAAAATCAGCCCACCTCAAAATTGGCCAATTACTGCTGCAAAACACCGCTCCTGAAGCCATTGAAACCATCGTTTTTGATATTGTCGGTCAGTTAAATCAGGGAATTGAAATCGTCACTCAACAATCAGAAAAAACTGAAATCGCCCAACTTAATCTGGTCGCTGGGAGAAAAGCAAAAGTTTCTACGGCTTATAAAGCCGCCGCTGAGTATTTTGGATTGGGCGTTCAATTGCTGCCCGAAAATAGCTGGGAAACTCACTATAAACTCACCTTTGGACTTTATCGAGAACAGGCAGAGTGCGAATATCTAACGGGTAATCTTAGTGCCGCAGAGCATCTGTTTGATTTCGCATTGAATCAGGCTCAAGACAAGTTTGATCAAGCCGATATTTACGCCATCCAGATGTACTTAAAAATGACGCAGGGCGAAAATATCCAGGCTGGTTTTGAAGCGGGACTGAAAGGGTTGAGTATTATGGGAATGGCTCTGCCGCTTACGATTGAAGCACAGCAAGCTGCCATTGATAGTGAACTAAAAGAAATCCACACTCAACTTGAAGCAACTCGCCCTGCGGATTTGTTCGATCGACCTGAGATGACCGATCCGATTAAAAAGGTTTGCATGAGTCTTTTAGCAGACCTGTGGGCAGCCGCCTATATGGGAGGACATCAGTATCTTTCCCATCTCAGCATGCTGTTAATGGTTAACACCTCATTGACCTATGGCAATACGGATGGTTCTGGTTTTGCTTACTGCCTTTATGGCATGAGTCTGGCAAATCAAGGAGACTACCCAACAGCCTATGAGTTTGGCACGTTAGCCCGGAAGCTCGATCGCCATTTCAACAGCACCAAATTCATCTACAAGACCAACAACATTTTTGCCCACACGATCAATCCCTACAGCCAACATTTAAAGACGAACTTACCCATATCCCGGCAATCTTACCAGACCAGCCAGGAGGGGGGAGATATTGTGTTTGGGGTTTGGGCAGTTTCATTTCTGATCTGGGCAATGTTGGTAAAGGGCGATCATCTGTCTGATGTGTACGCTGAAACTGAGAAGTATCTGAATTACGTGCAGCAGGTAAATGATGTCAATATGCTGTATGCGTTCACATTACAGCGACAGTTTCTCTTAAACCTGCAAGACCCTTCTCAGACCACCGATTTGCTGGACGATCGCAATCCCGATAATCCGGATGAATGCGCCATTCCCTACATTGAAATCTGGCGACAAAAGAAGAATTTTGAGCATGGCATCAACTGGTATTGTTTCCTCAAACTACAACTCGCGTACCTGTATGGGCGGTATGAGGAAGCGATCGCAGCCGCAAAAGAGGCAGAGCCAACCCTGCCCGCTAATGCTGGTTTTTTCCCAATTATTCAATACTATTTCTACTACCCGCTGAGTTTGGCAGCCCTCTATCCTACCGCTAACGCAGAGGAGAAAAATCAATATTGGACGATTCTGCACCAGCAGCAGCAGACGGTAAAAAAATGGGCCGATCATTGCCCAGAGAACTTTCTGCATCGCTATCTGCTGCTCTCGGCTGAAATGGCGCGCCTGACTGGCAATTATGCAGCGGCGATCGAGGGTTACGATCGAGCGATCGCTGCCGCCAATACGAACGAATACATTCACGAAGCAGCCCTTGCCAACGAACTCGCCGCTAAGTTCTATCTCAATTGGGGCAAAGAACGCATTGCCCAGGACTATCTGATCGAAGCGTACTACGGCTATGCCCGCTGGGGAGCCAAAGCCAAAGTGGCTGACCTGGAAAGCCGCTACCCGCAACTGCTGGCACCGATTCTGCAACAAACCCGCACGCCTCTCTCCGTTCATGAAACCGTCTTTGCCTCTGGCACCGTCGCCTCCAGCAGCTCCTCCGCCAACGTTTCCGATTCGTTGGATCTGGCGGCGATTCTCAAAGCGTCTCAAACCCTCTCCAGCGAAATTGAACTCGATAAATTCCTGGCATCGCTGCTTTCGATCGTCATGGAAGGTGCGGGTGCAAATCGATGCGTCCTGATGTTGCTACGAGACAATCGCCTGCTGATCAAAGGGGCAATGATGGCGGGAGCAGAGCCAGTTCTCTTGCAGCGTCTCCCGATTGAAGACAGCCTGGACATCCCCCTGAAGCTGATTCACAAGGTCAAGCATGACCAAAAAACCGTTGTGCTGATCGATGCCAGTGCCGATCCGGCTCTAGCCAACGATTCGTATATTGCTCGTCAACAGCCCAGAAGTATTTTGTGCAGTCCAATTTTGCATCAAGGCAAGTTGATGGGTATTTTGTATTTGGAAAACAGTTCAGTAACAGGAGCATTCACCGCCGATCGGGTCGAGTTGCTTAACCTGCTGTGCGCTCAAGCCGCCATTTCGCTGGAGAATGCTCGATTGTATGAGCGATCGCAACAATATGCCCAGCAGCTAGAGCAGTCATTACAGCAATTGCAGGCTAGTGAAACCCGGTTTCAAAAGCTTGCCAATAATGTACCGGGCTTGATTTATCAAATTCAGGTTGAAGCTGACGGTTCTGCGTCTATTCCCTATGTCAGTTCTGGTTGCCAGACGCTTTATGGGGTGTCCGCTGAGGATTTGATGTCTGGAAAATGTAGCTTGCGTGACTTTGAACATCCTGATGATCGAGAAGAGTCTTTACGGGCAACGATGGAGTCGGCGCAAGCACTCACCCCATTTCGGCATGAGTGGCGAATTATTACTCCGAATGGGAACGTGAAGTGGGTCAAAGCGGCTTCTCAGCCAGAATCGAGAGAAGATGGAAAAATCGTCTGGGATGGAATGTTGATTGATATTACCGATCGCAAAATTGCCGAACAAGCTTTAGAGCAAAAAACGCAGGATTTAGAGAAAGCTTTGCAAGACTTACAAAACACTCAGTTACAGCTTGTGCAGAACGAAAAGATGTCGGCATTAGGGAATCTGGTGGCAGGGGTAGCACACGAGATTAACAATCCAGTTGGCTTTATTGCAGGCAATTTGCAACCTGCCCTTGATTACGTCAAAGATATCTTTGGATTGCTCAAGTTATATCAGCAGGAATATCCCAATCCCAGTGTTCTGATTCAGGAAGAGATGGACGCGATCGATCTGGAGTACATCCGGGAAGACCTGCCAAAGTTGATTAACTCAATGAAACTGGGAGTCGATCGCATCCGCAGCATTAGCACCAGTTTAAGAACCTTCTCCAGAGCCGACAAAGATTACAAAGTCTTGTTCAACATTCATGAGGGGATTGATAGCACGATTTTGATCCTGAAGCATCGCCTGAAAGCGAATGACGAACGCCCAGCGATCGAAGTTGTGACCGATTATGGCAATATTCCTGCAATCAAATGTTTTCCTGGACAACTGAATCAAGTATTTACAAATATCCTGGCGAACGCGATCGATGTCTTTGATGAAGCTGCACAACAGGTAACATTCACCCAATTGGAGTCTCAACCCCAGACCATCACCATTCAAACCGCGTTGACGCAATCAAATGCAATCGAAATTCGGATCAGCGACAACGGAAACGGCATCAATGAGGTAATTAAAGACAAGATTTTCGATCATTTGTTTACCACCAAAGGGGTTGGCAAAGGAACCGGATTGGGATTGGCGATCGCCCGTCAAATTGTTGTCGAAAAACATGGGGGTAGTTTGGAAGTTCAATCTGAAGTGGGTCAGGGTACTCAGTTTTGCATCCGTTTACCGCTGGGTGCTGAGTAG
- a CDS encoding metallophosphoesterase family protein: MANRSQQQEMGTLVGVISDTHGMLRPEAIEALTGSQVILHAGDIGKPEVLQGLQAIAPTIAVRGNNDQGVWVETIPESETVEIENVQIHLLHIIKELTFDPKETGVRIVISGHSHKPLIQERDGVLFLLTRQLLFLHILELRHDCVGCC, from the coding sequence ATGGCTAATCGTAGTCAACAGCAAGAAATGGGAACGTTAGTAGGTGTCATCTCCGATACCCACGGTATGCTGAGACCTGAAGCGATCGAGGCGTTAACTGGCTCTCAGGTGATCCTGCATGCGGGGGACATTGGTAAGCCAGAAGTGCTGCAAGGTTTGCAGGCGATCGCTCCTACCATCGCGGTGCGTGGCAATAACGATCAGGGGGTGTGGGTAGAAACCATTCCTGAATCTGAAACCGTTGAAATTGAGAACGTGCAGATTCACCTTCTCCACATCATTAAAGAACTGACGTTTGACCCAAAAGAGACTGGTGTTCGCATTGTCATCAGCGGTCATTCCCACAAACCCCTGATTCAGGAGCGTGATGGTGTCCTGTTTCTATTAACCCGGCAGCTTTTGTTCCTACATATTTTGGAATTGCGCCATGATTGCGTAGGGTGCTGTTAG
- the glpK gene encoding glycerol kinase GlpK, whose translation MTQYILAFDQGTTSSRAIVFDRQGNILSLAQKEFQQIFPRSGWVEHDADEIWSSQIGVANEALARIGIAASDIAAIGITNQRETTIVWDRKTGRPIHNAIVWQDRRTADFADQLKAAGHETLFQRKTGLVIDAYFSGTKLKWLLDHVPGAREKADRGELAFGTVDSWLIWKLTQGELHLTDVSNACRTLLYNIHRGDWDDELLNLLEIPRSMLPEVRSSSEVYGQTAAGLFGAQVAIAGIAGDQQAATFGQACHQTGMAKNTYGTGCFMLLNTGENPIASDHKLLTTVAWRLNGHVNYALEGSVFIAGAVVQWLRDGLGIINHSEEVEPLACRVADNGGVYFVPAFVGLGAPYWDSYARGAIVGLSRGSTAAHIARAALESIAYQTADVLDAMRQDAKLELSELRVDGGASRNDSLMQFQADVLGVPVVRPKVTETTALGAAYLAGLAVGYWKSKQEIVQLWQMDKRFEPTISADQRQSLRDGWQQAVGQAQYKKDEG comes from the coding sequence ATGACGCAGTACATCCTCGCATTTGATCAAGGAACGACCAGTTCGCGGGCGATCGTGTTCGATCGTCAGGGCAACATTCTTTCCCTTGCCCAAAAAGAATTTCAGCAAATCTTTCCGCGATCAGGTTGGGTCGAACACGATGCAGATGAGATCTGGTCTTCTCAAATCGGTGTTGCCAACGAGGCCCTGGCTAGAATTGGAATTGCAGCCAGTGACATCGCCGCGATCGGGATTACCAACCAGCGGGAAACCACCATCGTTTGGGACAGAAAAACGGGGCGACCGATACACAACGCGATCGTCTGGCAGGATCGGCGCACCGCAGATTTTGCCGATCAACTGAAAGCAGCGGGGCATGAAACGCTTTTTCAGCGTAAAACAGGGTTGGTCATCGATGCCTACTTTAGCGGCACTAAACTGAAGTGGCTGTTGGATCATGTGCCAGGCGCGCGGGAGAAAGCCGATCGGGGTGAGCTTGCCTTTGGTACCGTGGATAGCTGGTTAATTTGGAAGTTAACCCAGGGGGAGTTGCACCTTACGGATGTCAGCAATGCCTGCCGCACCCTGCTTTACAACATCCATCGGGGCGATTGGGATGATGAACTGCTCAACCTGCTGGAGATTCCCCGGAGCATGCTACCGGAGGTTCGCAGTTCTTCTGAGGTATATGGGCAAACTGCCGCAGGGTTATTTGGCGCTCAAGTGGCGATCGCAGGAATTGCCGGAGACCAACAGGCAGCCACCTTTGGTCAGGCTTGCCACCAAACCGGGATGGCAAAGAATACCTATGGAACAGGCTGTTTTATGCTACTTAACACGGGCGAAAACCCGATCGCCTCTGACCATAAGCTACTCACGACAGTGGCATGGCGGTTGAATGGGCACGTCAACTACGCCCTGGAAGGAAGTGTATTTATCGCAGGAGCAGTGGTGCAATGGTTGCGCGATGGTCTGGGTATCATCAACCACAGTGAAGAGGTCGAACCTCTGGCTTGCCGTGTGGCTGATAACGGGGGGGTATATTTTGTGCCTGCCTTCGTCGGGTTAGGTGCGCCCTACTGGGATAGCTATGCGCGGGGCGCGATCGTGGGTCTCTCTCGCGGTTCAACCGCTGCCCATATTGCCCGTGCCGCCCTGGAAAGTATTGCGTATCAAACCGCCGATGTCCTTGATGCGATGCGGCAGGATGCAAAATTGGAGTTGTCAGAATTGCGCGTCGATGGGGGTGCCTCTCGGAATGACTCGTTGATGCAGTTTCAAGCCGATGTGTTAGGGGTGCCTGTGGTGCGTCCCAAAGTGACGGAAACCACCGCTTTAGGAGCCGCTTACCTGGCAGGTCTAGCGGTGGGCTACTGGAAAAGCAAACAGGAAATCGTCCAACTGTGGCAAATGGACAAGCGATTTGAACCAACCATCAGCGCAGACCAGCGGCAAAGTTTGCGCGATGGCTGGCAGCAGGCAGTGGGGCAAGCGCAATATAAAAAGGATGAAGGATAA
- a CDS encoding DUF433 domain-containing protein, which produces MTLKELQPQLLALSMEEKAQAIQILAASLSNVWIGIEKTPGVMGGDACIRQTRIPVWLLVSLHNQGASEAYLLEDYPILTAADLVNAWLYAEAYPEEIKAAIARQEAA; this is translated from the coding sequence ATGACACTGAAAGAGCTACAACCTCAACTTTTAGCCTTGTCTATGGAGGAAAAGGCGCAGGCAATTCAGATTCTAGCAGCGAGTTTGAGCAATGTATGGATTGGCATTGAGAAAACACCGGGTGTAATGGGGGGCGATGCTTGTATTCGCCAGACTCGAATTCCAGTTTGGCTATTGGTGAGTTTGCACAATCAAGGAGCCAGTGAAGCCTATTTGTTAGAAGATTACCCGATACTGACTGCTGCTGACTTGGTGAACGCCTGGCTATACGCAGAGGCATACCCTGAAGAGATTAAAGCTGCGATCGCACGGCAAGAGGCAGCTTAG
- a CDS encoding DUF5615 family PIN-like protein codes for MARLYADEGFPRVVTELLRQLGHNMLTAQEAGQANQRIPDDQVLAFATDQGRAVLTINRDDFIRLHRTSTNHAGIIVCTEDLDRQRLATQIHEAIVAEESLTGKLIRINRPSAER; via the coding sequence GTGGCACGGCTCTATGCTGATGAGGGATTTCCCAGGGTAGTTACAGAGCTACTGCGTCAATTAGGTCACAATATGCTGACAGCACAAGAAGCAGGGCAGGCTAATCAGCGAATTCCTGATGATCAAGTGCTTGCGTTTGCCACAGATCAGGGGCGGGCAGTACTGACCATCAATCGAGATGATTTTATTCGCTTGCACCGAACGAGTACAAATCATGCAGGCATCATTGTTTGCACAGAAGATTTGGATCGGCAACGATTAGCCACTCAGATTCATGAAGCAATTGTGGCTGAAGAATCTCTAACTGGAAAGTTAATCCGCATCAATCGTCCATCTGCTGAAAGATAA
- a CDS encoding glycerol-3-phosphate dehydrogenase/oxidase yields the protein MLAILRQTDEWEVIVIGGGATGLGTAVEAASRGYKTLLLEKYDFSKGASSRSTKLIHGGVRYLAQGNLQLVREALHERAVLRRNAPHLVKDLSFVVPGYAWWSQLYYGAGLKLYDLLSGRSSLGASRFLNAQDTLERIPTLNRQGLRGSIVYHDGQFDDARLAITLMRTLVALGGVALNYAPAIDLVKTAGKVTGVQAQDAETGETFDLKGKIVINATGIFVDAVRRLDDPVAPDMLSLSQGVHVVVDERFLPGGNAILIPKTDDGRVLFALPWHGKTLLGTTDTPVDQPEYEPRPLKQEIDFILETAAQYLSPAPDRSDVRSVFVGQRPLVKTKDMRSTATLSREHTIRISDSGLLTITGGKWTTYRKMGEDAIDQAVQQGKLPQRASVTQTLRLHGWTESPMAAPLDVYGSDASRVQQLPGADNLLHSRLPYSEAEVRWAARYEMARTVEDVLSRRTRSLLLDAAASMEAAPRVAAILAEEFGRGEIWQQEQVAAYRSLAIGYLLKHPEV from the coding sequence ATGCTCGCCATTTTGCGCCAAACTGACGAGTGGGAAGTGATCGTCATTGGCGGTGGGGCAACTGGGCTGGGAACAGCGGTTGAAGCAGCCAGTCGTGGCTACAAGACCCTGCTGTTGGAGAAATATGACTTCTCGAAGGGCGCCTCCAGTCGATCGACGAAGCTGATTCATGGAGGGGTAAGGTATCTGGCTCAGGGCAACCTGCAACTGGTACGGGAAGCCTTGCACGAACGTGCCGTGTTACGTCGCAATGCCCCCCACCTGGTTAAGGATCTGTCCTTCGTCGTACCTGGTTATGCCTGGTGGTCACAGCTTTATTACGGTGCCGGGTTGAAACTATATGACTTGCTATCAGGACGATCGAGCCTGGGTGCGAGTCGCTTTTTGAATGCCCAAGATACCCTGGAGCGGATACCCACCCTGAATCGGCAGGGGTTACGGGGCAGTATTGTTTACCACGATGGGCAATTTGATGATGCGCGGTTGGCAATTACGTTAATGCGGACTTTGGTTGCTCTGGGAGGGGTGGCGCTCAACTATGCACCCGCGATCGATTTAGTCAAAACCGCAGGAAAGGTAACTGGCGTGCAGGCGCAGGATGCCGAAACGGGAGAGACATTTGATCTCAAAGGCAAAATCGTGATCAATGCTACAGGAATTTTTGTCGATGCGGTTCGTCGCCTGGATGATCCAGTGGCTCCAGATATGCTGTCCCTCAGTCAGGGGGTGCATGTTGTGGTAGACGAGCGGTTCCTTCCCGGAGGCAATGCCATCCTGATTCCTAAAACGGACGATGGGCGGGTACTATTTGCCCTGCCCTGGCACGGTAAGACCCTGCTTGGAACAACCGATACCCCGGTAGATCAACCGGAGTACGAACCCCGTCCGTTGAAACAAGAGATCGACTTTATTCTGGAAACCGCTGCCCAATATCTCAGCCCTGCTCCCGATCGATCAGACGTGCGGAGTGTGTTTGTCGGGCAACGTCCGCTAGTCAAAACAAAAGACATGCGATCAACTGCCACCCTTTCCCGCGAGCACACCATTCGGATCTCTGATTCGGGGTTGCTCACCATTACTGGGGGCAAATGGACGACCTATCGCAAAATGGGTGAGGACGCGATCGATCAAGCAGTACAACAGGGCAAATTGCCGCAACGAGCCTCTGTAACCCAAACCCTGAGGCTGCATGGTTGGACTGAATCCCCGATGGCAGCCCCTCTGGATGTTTATGGCAGCGACGCCAGCAGAGTTCAGCAACTGCCAGGAGCGGACAACCTGCTCCATTCCCGCCTACCCTACTCGGAGGCTGAGGTGCGCTGGGCAGCCCGCTATGAAATGGCTCGCACCGTAGAAGATGTATTGTCGCGCAGAACCCGATCGCTCCTGCTAGATGCCGCTGCCAGCATGGAGGCTGCCCCCAGAGTCGCAGCGATCCTGGCAGAAGAATTTGGGCGCGGTGAAATATGGCAACAGGAGCAGGTCGCCGCCTACCGATCGCTGGCGATCGGCTACCTGCTAAAGCATCCCGAAGTATAG
- a CDS encoding Uma2 family endonuclease translates to MTAITTPPTQINYPSSDGEPVAETYDHFYVLLCTLEVLRQYLKGQQATVLGNQFLYYAQGFPKLRVAPDVMVIFDVEPGGRDNYKLWEEGQVPRVIFEMTSRGTKDQDVGFKKGLYEQLEVQEYWLFDPKGEWLEGQLQGYRLQGETYVPISDRRSHALQLRLEIEDKLIAFYREDTGEKLLLPDELAANLQTETQRRLEAEQQAEQESQRAEQESQRAEQERQRAEQERQRADDLATMLERYQSQFGELPE, encoded by the coding sequence ATGACAGCCATTACAACCCCGCCCACTCAGATTAATTACCCCAGCAGCGATGGTGAACCTGTGGCGGAAACCTATGATCATTTCTATGTCTTACTCTGTACCTTAGAAGTTCTGCGGCAATATCTGAAAGGTCAGCAGGCAACGGTTTTGGGCAATCAATTTCTTTACTATGCTCAGGGGTTTCCCAAATTGCGAGTTGCCCCCGATGTGATGGTGATTTTTGATGTGGAACCTGGTGGACGGGATAATTACAAGCTCTGGGAGGAGGGGCAGGTACCCAGAGTCATTTTTGAAATGACTTCACGGGGCACTAAAGACCAGGATGTGGGCTTCAAGAAAGGATTATATGAACAGCTAGAAGTACAGGAATACTGGCTATTTGACCCTAAGGGAGAATGGTTGGAGGGACAGTTACAGGGCTACCGGTTGCAGGGAGAAACGTATGTTCCTATCTCCGATCGGCGCAGTCATGCCTTGCAATTGCGACTCGAAATTGAGGACAAATTAATTGCCTTCTACCGGGAAGATACAGGCGAAAAGTTGTTGTTGCCCGATGAGTTAGCCGCAAACCTGCAAACTGAAACGCAACGTCGCCTGGAAGCTGAACAACAGGCAGAACAGGAATCCCAACGGGCAGAACAGGAATCCCAACGGGCAGAACAGGAACGCCAGCGGGCAGAGCAAGAACGTCAGCGGGCAGATGATTTAGCCACGATGCTGGAACGTTACCAATCTCAATTTGGCGAATTGCCAGAGTAG